A genomic window from Caldalkalibacillus thermarum includes:
- the atpD gene encoding F0F1 ATP synthase subunit beta, producing the protein MNKGRIIQVMGPVVDIQFESGQLPDIYNAITIERPQGGTLTVEAAVHLGDNVVRCVAMASTDGLVRGLEAVDTGAPISVPVGKATLGRVFNVLGEPIDEQGEVNAEERHPIHRPAPEFEELSTADEILETGIKVIDLLAPYAKGGKIGLFGGAGVGKTVLIQELINNVAQEHGGLSVFAGVGERTREGNDLYHEMKDSGVISKTSMVFGQMNEPPGARLRVALTGLTMAEYFRDREGQDVLLFIDNIFRFTQAGSEVSALLGRMPSAVGYQPTLATEMGQLQERITSTKKGSITSIQAIYVPADDYTDPAPATTFAHLDATTNLERKLAEMGIYPAVDPLASTSRILSPAVVGEEHYRVARGVQQVLQRYNDLQDIIAILGMDELSDEDKLIVARARKIQRFLSQPFHVAEQFTGMPGKYVPVKETVRGFKEILEGKHDNLPEEAFYMVGTIDEAVEKAKKL; encoded by the coding sequence GTGAATAAAGGACGTATCATCCAGGTTATGGGTCCTGTTGTTGACATCCAATTTGAAAGTGGACAACTGCCCGATATTTACAATGCGATTACCATCGAGCGGCCGCAAGGTGGCACTTTAACCGTTGAAGCTGCCGTCCATCTTGGAGATAACGTTGTCCGTTGCGTGGCCATGGCTTCCACGGATGGACTGGTTCGGGGATTGGAAGCGGTAGATACCGGTGCCCCCATTTCTGTGCCGGTCGGCAAAGCCACCTTGGGGCGTGTGTTTAACGTGCTGGGTGAACCGATTGATGAGCAAGGAGAGGTCAATGCAGAGGAGAGACACCCGATCCACCGTCCTGCTCCAGAATTTGAAGAGCTCTCCACGGCCGATGAAATTTTGGAAACAGGGATTAAAGTGATTGACCTTTTGGCTCCATATGCCAAAGGGGGTAAGATCGGCCTGTTCGGCGGTGCGGGTGTCGGCAAAACGGTTTTGATCCAAGAGCTGATCAACAACGTGGCCCAAGAGCACGGCGGCTTGTCCGTATTCGCCGGTGTCGGTGAGCGTACCCGTGAGGGTAACGACCTGTATCACGAGATGAAAGACAGCGGCGTTATCTCCAAAACATCCATGGTGTTCGGCCAGATGAACGAGCCGCCGGGAGCCCGTCTGCGCGTGGCTTTGACCGGCTTGACCATGGCTGAGTATTTCCGTGACAGAGAAGGCCAGGATGTTTTGCTCTTTATTGATAACATTTTCCGCTTTACCCAGGCCGGTTCAGAGGTATCTGCCTTGCTGGGACGCATGCCCTCTGCGGTAGGTTACCAGCCCACGCTGGCCACTGAGATGGGTCAATTGCAAGAGCGGATCACATCCACCAAGAAAGGGTCCATCACTTCCATCCAGGCCATCTATGTTCCGGCTGACGACTATACAGACCCTGCTCCGGCCACCACGTTTGCGCACCTGGACGCTACAACCAACCTGGAGCGTAAACTGGCCGAGATGGGGATCTATCCTGCTGTGGATCCGCTGGCTTCCACATCCCGGATTCTCTCTCCTGCCGTCGTAGGAGAGGAACATTACCGGGTAGCTCGCGGTGTACAACAAGTGTTGCAGCGCTATAACGATTTGCAAGACATTATTGCCATCTTAGGTATGGATGAATTAAGCGACGAGGACAAGCTGATCGTCGCCCGTGCCCGCAAAATCCAGCGTTTCCTCTCTCAACCGTTCCACGTGGCCGAACAGTTTACCGGCATGCCCGGTAAATATGTACCGGTAAAGGAAACGGTCCGCGGGTTTAAAGAGATCCTGGAAGGTAAACATGACAATTTGCCTGAAGAGGCCTTCTACATGGTGGGTACCATTGACGAAGCGGTTGAGAAAGCAAAGAAACTGTAA
- the atpG gene encoding ATP synthase F1 subunit gamma: protein MQGMREIKRRIRSVKNTRQITKAMKMVAAAKLRRAQETAENARPYADKIKEVISSIAAGTKDFSHPMLEARPVKKTGYMVITSDRGLAGPYNANILRLVSKTIEERHQSKDEYVIFAVGRKGRDFFKKRGYPVVEEVTGISDTPSLVEIQDIAQSAISMFADETFDKLTIFYNEFVSPIVQRPVEKQLLPLTSEEVLNGPVSVYEYEPDSESVLEVLLPKYAETLIYSALLDAKASEFGARMTAMGNATDNASEMIETLTLQFNRARQAAITQEIAEIVAGANALR from the coding sequence ATGCAAGGAATGAGAGAGATTAAACGGCGTATCCGCTCGGTTAAAAATACACGCCAAATCACCAAAGCGATGAAGATGGTGGCTGCAGCCAAACTGCGCCGTGCGCAGGAAACGGCTGAGAATGCCCGTCCCTACGCGGATAAAATTAAAGAAGTGATCTCCAGCATTGCTGCAGGCACCAAAGATTTTAGCCATCCCATGCTGGAAGCCCGTCCGGTGAAGAAGACGGGCTACATGGTGATCACCTCAGACCGGGGATTGGCTGGACCGTATAACGCCAATATTTTACGCCTGGTGTCCAAAACGATCGAGGAGCGCCATCAGTCCAAAGACGAGTATGTGATCTTTGCCGTTGGACGCAAAGGGCGGGATTTCTTTAAGAAGCGGGGCTATCCGGTTGTGGAAGAGGTGACGGGCATTTCGGACACCCCGTCTTTGGTAGAGATTCAGGACATAGCCCAGAGCGCCATTAGCATGTTCGCCGATGAAACATTTGACAAGCTGACCATCTTTTATAATGAATTTGTCAGCCCGATCGTGCAGCGCCCCGTGGAGAAGCAACTGCTTCCCCTGACCTCTGAAGAGGTGCTCAATGGGCCGGTCAGTGTCTATGAATACGAACCGGACAGTGAATCGGTCTTGGAAGTGTTGCTGCCCAAGTATGCAGAAACGCTGATTTACAGCGCCCTTTTAGATGCCAAAGCAAGTGAGTTTGGCGCACGGATGACCGCGATGGGCAATGCAACCGACAACGCCTCGGAAATGATTGAAACCTTGACCCTGCAATTTAACCGTGCCCGCCAGGCTGCCATTACGCAAGAGATCGCCGAAATTGTCGCAGGAGCCAATGCTTTAAGATAG
- the atpA gene encoding F0F1 ATP synthase subunit alpha — protein sequence MSIRPEEISALIKKQIENYEADLEVVEVGTVIQVGDGIARVHGLEKVMAGELLEFENGVMGMAQNLEEDNVGVVILGPYTEIREGTQVKRTGRIMEVPVGEALLGRVVNPLGQPLDGRGPIETAEYRPIESPAPGVMDRKSVHEPLQTGIKAIDSMIPIGRGQRELIIGDRQTGKTTIAIDTIINQKGQDVICIYVAIGQKQSTVAGVVETLRQHDALDYTIVVTASASEPAPLLYLAPYAGCAMGEYFMYKGKHALVVYDDLSKQAAAYRELSLLLRRPPGREAYPGDVFYLHSRLLERAAKLSDEKGGGSLTALPFIETQAGDVSAYIPTNVISITDGQIFLESDLFYSGVRPAVNVGISVSRVGGAAQIKAMKKVAGTLRLDLAQYRELQAFAQFGSDLDKATQAKLNRGERTVEILKQDEHKPMPVEEQVISIYAVTNGFMDDIPVEDVRRFEEELLSFMRANKDSLLDHIRQTGELPDTKELDAAIEEFKKGFTPSA from the coding sequence ATGAGCATCAGACCTGAAGAAATCAGTGCGCTAATCAAAAAGCAGATTGAGAACTATGAAGCAGATCTTGAAGTGGTGGAAGTGGGCACCGTTATCCAGGTTGGTGACGGCATTGCCCGCGTGCATGGCCTGGAAAAGGTTATGGCCGGGGAACTTTTAGAATTTGAGAACGGGGTCATGGGGATGGCCCAAAACTTGGAAGAAGACAACGTGGGTGTCGTCATTCTCGGGCCTTACACGGAAATCCGGGAAGGCACGCAAGTGAAGCGTACAGGACGCATTATGGAGGTGCCTGTAGGCGAAGCCTTGCTTGGCCGCGTAGTCAATCCCCTTGGTCAGCCCCTTGACGGACGTGGCCCGATTGAAACGGCCGAGTACCGTCCCATTGAATCACCTGCACCCGGCGTCATGGATCGTAAATCAGTCCATGAGCCGCTCCAAACCGGGATTAAAGCCATTGACTCCATGATTCCGATTGGGCGCGGTCAGCGTGAACTGATCATCGGTGACCGCCAGACCGGTAAAACCACCATTGCCATTGACACCATCATTAATCAAAAGGGACAAGACGTCATTTGTATTTACGTTGCCATCGGCCAGAAGCAATCCACAGTCGCCGGTGTCGTGGAAACACTGCGCCAGCACGACGCACTGGATTACACTATTGTGGTGACAGCCTCTGCTTCTGAACCCGCACCGCTGCTTTATCTGGCGCCTTATGCGGGATGCGCCATGGGCGAATACTTTATGTATAAAGGCAAGCATGCCCTTGTGGTTTACGATGACTTGTCCAAGCAGGCGGCAGCATACCGTGAGCTGTCCTTGCTGTTAAGACGTCCGCCTGGACGGGAAGCTTACCCTGGCGATGTATTCTATTTACACTCCCGCCTTTTAGAGCGTGCCGCTAAACTGAGCGATGAAAAAGGCGGCGGTTCTTTGACAGCCCTGCCCTTTATCGAAACCCAGGCTGGCGACGTCTCTGCCTACATCCCAACCAACGTGATCTCTATTACGGACGGGCAAATCTTCCTGGAGTCCGATCTGTTCTACTCCGGTGTGCGTCCGGCTGTTAACGTCGGTATCTCTGTTTCCCGTGTAGGAGGTGCCGCCCAAATTAAAGCGATGAAAAAAGTGGCCGGTACCTTGCGTTTGGACCTGGCCCAGTACCGTGAACTGCAAGCTTTTGCCCAGTTTGGCTCAGACCTGGACAAAGCCACCCAGGCCAAATTAAACCGTGGTGAGCGCACCGTCGAAATCCTTAAGCAAGATGAACACAAACCGATGCCGGTTGAAGAACAAGTGATCAGCATCTATGCGGTGACCAACGGATTTATGGACGACATTCCGGTGGAGGATGTACGCCGTTTTGAAGAAGAACTGTTAAGCTTTATGCGGGCGAATAAAGATTCCTTGCTCGACCATATCCGCCAGACAGGCGAACTGCCGGACACCAAAGAACTGGATGCAGCGATTGAGGAATTTAAGAAAGGCTTTACCCCGTCTGCCTAA
- a CDS encoding F0F1 ATP synthase subunit delta — MGAVAKRYAKALFEVAKEREELDKIEQDLQYTDQVLRENPDLVRFLTHPLVKKETKKELIGTVFADQLSPTTLSLLRLLVDRERENELSAIATYFVRLANEVRGLVDVVVTTATPLLPEKQEVLRQQLARMTGKKVRLHFVVDKGVLGGITVKIGDLIYDGTVRGKLSRFERLIATTKS; from the coding sequence ATGGGTGCAGTAGCCAAACGGTATGCCAAAGCTTTGTTTGAAGTGGCCAAAGAGCGGGAGGAACTGGATAAAATTGAGCAAGATTTGCAATATACAGATCAGGTGCTCCGGGAAAATCCAGACCTGGTCAGGTTCCTCACCCATCCATTGGTGAAAAAGGAAACCAAGAAAGAGCTTATCGGCACGGTGTTTGCGGACCAGCTGTCCCCAACCACCCTCTCCCTGTTGCGGTTGTTGGTGGACCGTGAACGTGAAAATGAACTGAGCGCGATTGCCACCTATTTTGTCAGACTGGCCAATGAAGTGCGAGGTCTGGTTGATGTGGTGGTGACTACAGCTACCCCTCTGTTACCGGAAAAGCAGGAGGTCTTGCGCCAACAATTAGCCCGCATGACAGGCAAAAAAGTCCGTTTGCATTTTGTTGTGGACAAGGGTGTGCTGGGCGGTATCACCGTCAAAATCGGGGATCTAATCTACGATGGAACTGTCCGCGGCAAACTCTCCCGCTTTGAACGTTTAATCGCAACAACCAAAAGCTAG
- the atpF gene encoding F0F1 ATP synthase subunit B: protein MLELGSVRWGDMLFSLLMFIILFLLLRKYAFGPLMNVMEKRANQIEKDLEEAKRNRAEAEKLLAEQRANLEQAKKDAKTILENARNTSEKQAEEIIRAAKAEVDQYKSVARKEIEREKEKAVEALRKEMGQLSVLLASKVIEKELDPKQQQQLIDDFLKEVGTKKWVQ, encoded by the coding sequence ATGTTGGAGTTGGGTTCCGTCCGCTGGGGCGATATGCTGTTTTCTTTGCTCATGTTCATCATTCTTTTTCTTTTGCTCCGCAAATACGCTTTTGGCCCGTTGATGAATGTTATGGAAAAACGGGCCAATCAAATTGAAAAAGATTTGGAAGAGGCCAAGCGCAACCGGGCCGAAGCGGAAAAGTTGCTGGCCGAACAACGCGCCAACCTGGAGCAAGCGAAAAAAGATGCCAAAACCATATTGGAAAATGCACGTAACACCAGCGAGAAACAGGCTGAGGAGATCATCCGTGCAGCCAAAGCTGAAGTGGATCAGTATAAAAGTGTGGCCCGCAAGGAAATTGAGCGTGAGAAAGAAAAAGCGGTTGAGGCTTTGCGAAAGGAAATGGGACAGCTTTCGGTTCTTTTAGCCAGTAAAGTGATTGAAAAGGAACTGGATCCAAAGCAACAGCAGCAATTGATTGATGATTTCCTGAAAGAGGTAGGGACCAAAAAATGGGTGCAGTAG
- the atpE gene encoding F0F1 ATP synthase subunit C, which translates to MGVLAAAIAVGLAALGASFGVSNIVSRTIEGIARQPESRGVLQTTMFIGIGLVEAIPIFAVVIAFIALGQ; encoded by the coding sequence ATGGGAGTCTTAGCTGCAGCCATTGCTGTGGGTTTAGCCGCTCTCGGCGCCAGCTTTGGTGTATCCAACATTGTAAGCCGTACGATTGAAGGGATTGCACGTCAGCCTGAATCACGTGGTGTGCTGCAAACCACAATGTTCATTGGTATCGGTCTGGTTGAGGCAATTCCGATATTCGCGGTTGTGATTGCCTTCATTGCCTTAGGACAATAA
- the atpB gene encoding F0F1 ATP synthase subunit A: MKYKDPTFTFLGLEFSLTVVLMVTITAALTFAIAYAGARQAQTGKPSGMQNFMEWMVEFIRGLMASTMHVHQRNNQLVMLALAFIMFIFIGNFLSIPFKITTTNDYILWKAPTSDPHVTLTLATAVIVLSNILGIRMLGFKDYFFHYFKPQAWQFPLHIIEEFTKTLTLGLRLFGNIFAKETLAGMLAGAGVASVVAVVIFALPMIVWQAFGIFMGGIQAFVFTILMLVYIAQKVEPDH, encoded by the coding sequence TTGAAATATAAAGATCCGACATTTACCTTTTTAGGCCTGGAGTTTAGTTTGACGGTTGTCCTCATGGTGACCATCACTGCCGCGTTAACCTTTGCCATTGCTTATGCAGGTGCCCGGCAGGCCCAGACAGGCAAACCGTCAGGCATGCAAAACTTTATGGAATGGATGGTGGAATTTATCCGCGGTCTTATGGCCAGCACCATGCATGTTCACCAGCGTAACAACCAGTTGGTGATGCTGGCTTTGGCGTTTATCATGTTTATTTTCATTGGTAACTTCCTCAGCATACCGTTCAAGATCACCACAACCAATGATTACATTCTATGGAAAGCGCCAACTTCCGACCCGCATGTCACTTTGACACTGGCGACCGCGGTCATTGTTCTGTCCAATATATTGGGCATCCGCATGCTAGGATTTAAAGATTACTTCTTCCATTATTTTAAGCCACAGGCTTGGCAATTTCCGCTACATATAATTGAAGAGTTCACCAAGACATTAACCCTAGGCTTGCGACTGTTTGGTAATATTTTTGCCAAAGAAACATTGGCCGGGATGCTGGCCGGAGCAGGAGTGGCCAGTGTGGTCGCCGTCGTTATCTTTGCTTTGCCAATGATTGTGTGGCAAGCTTTCGGTATCTTCATGGGTGGGATTCAGGCCTTCGTTTTTACCATCTTAATGCTGGTGTATATTGCACAGAAAGTGGAGCCTGATCATTAA
- a CDS encoding ATP synthase subunit I gives MLENLTGRITRLTRFFFFTLAVIVLGWGFGGAPPFLAGMALGLGIGYIGVVHLAKRVHRFGQAVAQGDRLPSLGTFTRLALVALATVTVMTYPQHFEYTGLVLGLVLPTVFAIGDAIYTQLKQGK, from the coding sequence ATGCTGGAAAATTTGACAGGACGTATCACGCGTTTAACCCGCTTTTTCTTTTTTACCCTGGCCGTCATAGTCCTGGGCTGGGGATTTGGCGGCGCCCCTCCTTTCTTGGCTGGAATGGCATTGGGACTCGGCATCGGTTATATCGGTGTCGTGCACCTGGCCAAGCGTGTTCATCGTTTTGGACAAGCTGTGGCACAAGGTGACAGACTGCCCAGTTTGGGGACCTTTACCCGGCTGGCATTGGTTGCGCTTGCTACCGTGACGGTTATGACCTACCCCCAGCATTTCGAATACACCGGCCTGGTGTTGGGCCTGGTTCTGCCGACAGTATTCGCCATAGGCGATGCTATATATACTCAACTGAAACAAGGGAAGTAG
- a CDS encoding AtpZ/AtpI family protein, producing the protein MVASKPPWQALSVVSLIGIDLAACTVIGYWLGRQADQWLGTEPLGLIIGVLAGLGAGILSIIPVVKKFL; encoded by the coding sequence GTGGTGGCTTCCAAACCCCCGTGGCAAGCCTTGTCTGTTGTCAGCTTAATCGGCATAGATCTGGCTGCGTGTACGGTTATCGGCTATTGGTTAGGGCGTCAAGCTGACCAGTGGCTGGGCACGGAACCATTGGGACTCATTATTGGCGTTTTAGCGGGACTGGGAGCCGGCATTTTAAGTATTATTCCCGTGGTTAAAAAGTTTCTGTAA
- a CDS encoding thioredoxin family protein translates to MQTITSVEAYDQAIKDGVTVMLFSAEWCPDCRFIEPFMPEVEEAFKPYLTMYKVDRDQLLELCQELNVFGIPSFIAYRKGKEIMRFVSKERKTREQIETFLNRVVQVSQALEQYSQD, encoded by the coding sequence ATGCAAACCATCACAAGCGTCGAAGCCTATGATCAAGCCATCAAAGACGGGGTCACGGTGATGCTGTTTAGCGCAGAATGGTGCCCGGACTGCCGCTTTATTGAGCCGTTTATGCCTGAAGTGGAAGAAGCCTTCAAACCCTATCTGACCATGTACAAAGTGGATCGGGACCAGCTGCTTGAATTGTGCCAGGAACTGAATGTATTCGGCATCCCCAGTTTTATCGCTTACCGGAAGGGGAAGGAAATTATGCGTTTCGTCAGCAAGGAGCGCAAAACCCGGGAACAGATTGAAACTTTTCTCAACCGGGTGGTGCAGGTGTCCCAAGCTTTGGAGCAGTACAGCCAAGATTAA
- a CDS encoding acetyl-CoA C-acetyltransferase, whose amino-acid sequence MREVVIVSAARTAIGNFGGTLSQVPATTLGAVVIKEVLKRAGVEAGQVDEVIMGNVLQAGLGQGPARQAAVQAGLPHQVPSMTINKLCGSGLKAVHLAAQAIQVGEADIVVAGGMENMSMAPYLLPKARQGYRMGDQEVVDSMLRDGLVCAMNNYHMGITAENLAEKYGISREEQDQFAALSQQKAERALAEGRFKEEIVPVEVPQKKGEPLLFDTDEFPRKGVTAESLAKLRPAFKQDGTVTAGNASGINDGAAAVLVMSGDKAAELGLEPLAVIRANGHAGVDPAIMGIGPVPATQKALAKLGLSLEDIDLIEANEAFAAQSLAVGKELGWNPDIVNVNGGAIALGHPIGASGARILVTLLYEMKRRKAKRGLATLCIGGGQGVATIVERP is encoded by the coding sequence ATGAGAGAAGTCGTGATTGTCAGTGCTGCGCGGACAGCGATCGGCAATTTTGGAGGTACTTTAAGCCAGGTGCCGGCCACCACATTGGGAGCGGTGGTGATTAAAGAAGTCTTGAAGCGGGCCGGTGTTGAAGCTGGACAGGTGGATGAAGTGATTATGGGCAATGTTTTGCAAGCCGGACTGGGCCAAGGGCCGGCCAGACAAGCAGCGGTCCAAGCCGGGCTTCCCCACCAAGTCCCGTCGATGACCATCAACAAATTATGCGGCTCCGGATTGAAAGCGGTTCACTTGGCTGCCCAGGCCATTCAAGTGGGAGAGGCGGATATCGTCGTGGCCGGAGGCATGGAAAATATGAGCATGGCTCCCTACCTGTTGCCCAAAGCACGCCAAGGTTACCGCATGGGGGATCAAGAGGTTGTGGACAGCATGTTGCGGGACGGACTGGTCTGTGCCATGAACAACTACCACATGGGCATTACGGCTGAAAACCTGGCCGAAAAATACGGCATCAGCCGGGAGGAACAGGATCAATTTGCCGCTTTAAGCCAGCAAAAAGCCGAACGCGCCCTGGCCGAGGGCCGGTTTAAAGAAGAGATTGTGCCTGTGGAGGTGCCGCAGAAGAAAGGGGAACCGCTTTTGTTTGACACCGACGAGTTTCCCAGAAAGGGTGTGACGGCCGAGTCACTGGCCAAACTGCGCCCAGCCTTTAAGCAAGATGGTACGGTGACGGCAGGCAATGCGTCAGGCATCAATGACGGCGCTGCGGCGGTGCTGGTCATGTCAGGCGACAAAGCGGCGGAATTGGGACTTGAGCCTCTGGCTGTGATCCGGGCTAACGGGCATGCCGGCGTCGATCCAGCCATCATGGGCATCGGTCCTGTCCCTGCCACGCAGAAGGCCTTGGCCAAGCTGGGCCTGTCCCTGGAAGACATAGATTTAATTGAGGCCAATGAAGCGTTCGCCGCCCAGTCTCTTGCTGTGGGCAAAGAACTGGGCTGGAACCCGGATATTGTTAATGTGAATGGCGGCGCCATTGCGCTGGGTCATCCCATCGGAGCCAGCGGCGCCCGCATCCTGGTCACGCTCTTGTATGAAATGAAGCGCAGAAAGGCCAAACGGGGCTTGGCCACGTTGTGCATAGGAGGCGGCCAAGGGGTGGCCACCATTGTGGAGCGGCCGTAA